A stretch of the Acidobacteriota bacterium genome encodes the following:
- a CDS encoding PAS domain S-box protein — translation MTTQGKLRFLVDLMAEPVIEWDPSLVITGMNKAARIWFDQTGTDLVGQSLLTLFAHPEQGESFKRLLSTTGSSWIECRTHQGQWRKAHWSWVILEAAGNQSGERIAIITASEPLSNPIPTLPTAQFVPTEDLRSTLDAIPASVVLVDQDGIIRLVNEHWHNFGVSNAFQDTTQGLGWNYLEVCRKAAPSSPDAEKAHHLIKAALESRISSYELEYPCHGPVGKRWFRMLIAPATLQNQTFALVMHLDITEKKLAVDAFRISEARYRSLIAATAQSVWTTSVDGQVTEDQPSWRALTGQSPDEIQGWGWLDAIHPEDRPQIKQAWAYALETKSLLSLEHRVRIATGEYRTFAVRAVPITNEAGQVDEWIGAHTDITDQKRALNELKKAETQLRHSQRMEAIGQLAGGVAHDFNNLLMVISGYADLAATKLGKTSPVYRFLEEIRQASRSASGVTRQLLAFSRKQDQQLKSLNLTDVVTQLHKLLGRVIGEDIKLVTSLANDTALVLADPTQIEQVVLNLVVNARDAMPTGGTLTLQTKNVVQTTEERTLHFTVPPGKYVAVIVTDTGCGMDEPILERIYEPFFTTKEAHKGTGLGLSTVYGIVQQSNGYILVESQPGQGTTFTVLLPQTPGLECQPVTDEPVIRVNVSHITILVVEDEDSVRSMVREVLTLWGYHVLEAVSAEAAIKLVEQFHKQIDLLLTDVVMPGMSGAELAQFVQAKHPSLKILFMSGYIADASHAVGVVSELENFISKPFTPLTLVKAIQTILNQPVDS, via the coding sequence ATGACCACTCAAGGAAAACTCCGGTTTTTAGTAGACCTGATGGCCGAACCAGTCATTGAGTGGGATCCATCGCTGGTGATTACCGGGATGAATAAAGCCGCTCGAATCTGGTTTGACCAGACTGGTACCGACCTGGTTGGTCAATCACTGCTGACTCTGTTTGCCCACCCTGAGCAAGGTGAGTCGTTCAAACGCCTGCTTTCAACCACGGGAAGCAGTTGGATTGAGTGCCGGACCCATCAGGGCCAATGGCGCAAGGCACACTGGTCCTGGGTAATTTTGGAAGCAGCGGGTAATCAGTCCGGGGAGAGAATTGCCATCATCACGGCTTCGGAGCCGCTTTCCAACCCCATTCCAACCCTGCCGACAGCTCAATTTGTTCCCACTGAAGACCTGCGTTCAACGCTGGATGCCATTCCAGCCAGCGTGGTCCTGGTGGACCAGGATGGAATCATCCGACTGGTCAACGAGCACTGGCACAACTTTGGAGTTTCCAATGCGTTTCAGGATACGACTCAGGGTTTGGGGTGGAACTACCTGGAAGTTTGTCGAAAGGCGGCCCCCAGTTCACCCGATGCTGAAAAAGCCCACCACCTGATCAAAGCGGCGCTCGAATCTCGAATCAGTAGTTACGAACTTGAATACCCCTGCCATGGCCCAGTTGGCAAGCGATGGTTCCGCATGCTCATCGCGCCGGCCACGCTTCAGAATCAAACCTTTGCCCTGGTGATGCACCTCGACATCACCGAAAAAAAATTAGCCGTGGATGCCTTCCGTATCAGCGAAGCCCGCTATCGTTCCCTGATTGCGGCGACAGCCCAATCCGTCTGGACAACTTCTGTTGACGGCCAGGTGACTGAGGATCAACCAAGCTGGCGGGCATTGACGGGGCAATCACCAGATGAAATTCAAGGGTGGGGCTGGCTTGACGCCATCCATCCGGAAGACCGACCGCAAATCAAACAGGCATGGGCCTATGCCCTGGAAACCAAATCATTATTGAGTCTTGAACATCGAGTTCGGATTGCCACCGGGGAATATCGCACGTTTGCCGTCCGCGCCGTGCCGATTACAAATGAGGCCGGGCAAGTTGATGAATGGATTGGCGCCCACACCGACATCACTGATCAAAAACGCGCCCTTAACGAATTAAAGAAGGCTGAAACCCAGCTTCGGCATTCCCAGCGGATGGAAGCCATTGGCCAACTGGCGGGCGGAGTGGCTCACGATTTTAACAATTTACTCATGGTTATTTCGGGATACGCCGACCTGGCGGCGACCAAACTCGGAAAAACCAGCCCGGTGTATCGGTTTTTGGAAGAAATTCGCCAGGCCAGCCGGTCGGCCTCGGGTGTCACCCGTCAGTTGCTGGCTTTTAGCCGCAAGCAAGATCAACAACTCAAGTCACTCAACCTGACCGACGTCGTTACGCAACTTCATAAATTGCTTGGCCGGGTGATTGGAGAGGACATCAAGCTGGTGACTTCCCTGGCAAACGACACAGCTCTGGTTCTGGCCGATCCAACCCAAATTGAACAGGTGGTACTCAATTTGGTCGTCAATGCCCGCGATGCCATGCCGACCGGCGGCACCTTGACGTTACAAACCAAAAATGTGGTCCAAACCACTGAGGAACGGACACTTCATTTCACGGTTCCACCTGGAAAGTATGTGGCGGTGATCGTCACCGATACCGGGTGTGGAATGGATGAACCGATCCTGGAACGAATTTATGAACCCTTCTTCACCACCAAGGAAGCCCACAAAGGCACCGGATTGGGCCTGTCCACGGTCTATGGAATCGTCCAGCAATCAAATGGGTATATTTTGGTCGAGAGTCAACCTGGACAAGGGACTACTTTCACGGTCTTGTTACCTCAAACACCAGGACTTGAATGCCAGCCAGTCACCGACGAACCAGTCATCCGTGTGAATGTCAGCCATATCACAATTTTGGTGGTCGAGGATGAAGACTCAGTCCGCTCGATGGTTCGGGAAGTCCTGACGCTGTGGGGATACCATGTCCTGGAAGCCGTTAGCGCCGAAGCCGCGATCAAACTGGTTGAACAATTCCATAAACAGATTGACCTGTTGCTGACGGATGTGGTGATGCCTGGAATGAGTGGTGCTGAACTGGCTCAGTTTGTTCAAGCCAAACATCCCTCTCTTAAAATTCTGTTTATGTCAGGCTATATCGCCGACGCCAGCCATGCGGTTGGAGTCGTGAGTGAACTCGAAAATTTTATTTCCAAGCCGTTTACCCCACTGACGCTCGTCAAAGCCATTCAGACGATCTTGAATCAACCCGTTGATTCATAA
- a CDS encoding PAS domain S-box protein, which yields MYRPHEKVTRILLIDEHQTARELVKKQFASACVACEWTEADSLKQIEAARIQQIQLILTEVSFQSLTWAAVQTTLETWFPYQPIIVVTSPEFEDMALQATTGLASDYVLKCALRRLPLAARRALKALTTSMEIPLVQYRYLFNHNPQPMWVYDLKTLKFLDVNESALRVYGYTREEFHQMTILDIRPPEDIDAVKNSVASLPEGLGVPKVWHHLTKDRRLIEVEILSYGLEFHGAEARLVLVTDITARRQAEAKLQQSEARFSKFFHSNPIGCFITTYPEGRILDANPQILSMVGFEREEVLNQTTLDLNLWVVPGTRHHLIQQFADHQTSAHVEAQIRTKTGEIKDTLTSVELIEIDEQPAMLCMLHDITELKQGQIDLIESERHLAEAQRLAKLGNWSREIETGKLTWSKELYHIFEINEQTFPATFEAFLALVHSDDRDRVIACLSEALNSGNPFEHTYRILTSDGKTKVMLEHGEAERDEFGEVCRLYGYTQDITERARAEADNQELTTRLTHTLDTISEGFYTLDQELRLTYVNREFERITHTSRHQIIGRKILELFPEIESVGLLAVYQQVLETGTHQMLELYYPPLDVWVALRVYAVDEGLGVYFWDITEKRKAEAVVKQIEEQLRQSQKMQAVGQLAGGIAHDFNNLLTAITGYTALTLHHLHPADPLCKNLNEIAKAADRAAGLTRQLLTFSRKQVMQFSVINLNSVVADMERMFHRIIGEHIALKTKLISDLWPVKADQHQIEQVLMNLVVNARDAMLEGGNLTIETANVFLDPAYTNQHFNVNPGEYVLMAVSDTGCGMDAETKSRVFEPFFTTKSRDKGTGLGLPTVYGIITQSNGYIWIYSELGVGTTFKIYLPRTHEVDQPVEIHQHRPVLPAQTATILLVEDEAVVRNLTRQILKDAGFQVYDAGSAEAALELIETQAIQFDFLLTDVVLPGIKGPLLAKQLKEKQPDLPVLYISGYTENAIAHHGVVDEGVELLQKPFTPKALIQRVLAIMTKVTQ from the coding sequence ATGTATCGTCCACACGAGAAGGTTACACGCATTTTACTCATTGATGAACACCAAACAGCCCGCGAACTGGTCAAAAAGCAATTTGCCAGTGCTTGTGTGGCCTGTGAATGGACCGAAGCCGACTCTCTAAAACAAATCGAAGCTGCCCGTATCCAACAGATTCAATTAATTTTAACAGAAGTTTCCTTTCAAAGTTTAACCTGGGCCGCGGTTCAAACCACGCTTGAAACCTGGTTTCCGTATCAACCGATCATCGTTGTCACGAGCCCGGAATTTGAAGACATGGCGCTCCAGGCAACCACCGGGCTGGCGTCGGATTATGTTCTGAAATGTGCGCTGCGCCGGTTGCCGTTGGCCGCCCGCCGGGCCCTGAAGGCTCTTACGACCTCGATGGAAATCCCACTGGTCCAGTACCGCTATCTGTTTAACCACAACCCGCAGCCGATGTGGGTCTATGACCTCAAAACCCTGAAATTTTTGGACGTCAATGAGTCGGCGCTTCGAGTGTATGGATATACCCGCGAAGAGTTTCACCAGATGACCATTCTGGATATTCGCCCGCCTGAAGATATTGACGCGGTCAAAAACTCAGTGGCTTCATTGCCCGAAGGTCTTGGCGTCCCCAAAGTTTGGCACCACCTGACAAAAGACCGACGGCTCATTGAGGTTGAAATTCTTTCATATGGGTTGGAATTTCATGGTGCTGAAGCACGCCTGGTGTTGGTGACGGATATAACTGCCCGCCGGCAAGCCGAAGCCAAACTCCAGCAGAGCGAAGCCCGATTTTCCAAGTTTTTTCACAGCAACCCGATTGGGTGTTTTATCACAACCTATCCCGAAGGGCGTATCCTGGATGCCAACCCTCAAATTCTTTCCATGGTCGGATTTGAACGAGAGGAAGTCCTCAATCAAACAACCCTGGATCTCAACTTGTGGGTTGTGCCGGGAACCCGTCACCACTTGATTCAACAATTTGCGGACCACCAGACATCGGCTCATGTGGAAGCGCAGATTCGAACCAAAACCGGGGAAATCAAGGATACCCTGACTTCAGTGGAACTGATTGAAATTGATGAGCAGCCGGCCATGTTATGCATGCTCCATGACATTACCGAACTCAAACAGGGTCAAATTGATCTGATTGAGAGTGAACGCCACCTGGCCGAAGCTCAGCGCCTGGCCAAATTGGGCAACTGGAGTCGGGAAATCGAAACTGGAAAACTCACCTGGTCCAAAGAGCTGTACCACATTTTTGAAATCAACGAACAAACCTTTCCAGCGACATTTGAAGCGTTTCTGGCTCTGGTTCACTCAGATGACCGGGACCGTGTGATTGCCTGTCTTTCCGAGGCGCTCAATTCGGGGAACCCCTTTGAACATACCTATCGCATCCTCACATCAGACGGAAAGACAAAAGTCATGCTCGAACATGGCGAGGCTGAACGGGATGAATTTGGAGAAGTATGCCGGCTCTATGGCTACACTCAGGACATCACGGAACGGGCCCGAGCCGAGGCTGACAACCAGGAACTCACCACTCGGTTAACCCACACGCTCGACACCATCAGTGAAGGGTTTTATACCCTTGACCAGGAGTTGCGACTCACCTATGTCAACCGGGAGTTTGAGCGGATCACTCACACGTCTCGGCATCAAATCATCGGTCGCAAAATTCTGGAATTGTTTCCCGAGATTGAATCCGTTGGGCTTTTGGCAGTATACCAGCAGGTTTTGGAAACCGGAACCCATCAAATGCTGGAGCTGTATTACCCTCCCCTGGATGTCTGGGTTGCATTGCGAGTCTATGCTGTTGACGAAGGACTCGGCGTTTATTTTTGGGATATCACTGAAAAGCGGAAAGCCGAAGCCGTGGTCAAACAAATTGAGGAGCAGCTTCGGCAATCACAAAAAATGCAGGCGGTTGGTCAGTTAGCTGGCGGGATTGCGCACGATTTTAATAATCTGTTGACCGCCATTACCGGCTATACCGCGCTTACGCTTCATCACCTGCATCCGGCTGATCCGTTGTGTAAAAATTTGAATGAAATTGCAAAAGCGGCTGACCGGGCGGCGGGACTGACCCGCCAGTTACTGACCTTTAGTCGAAAACAGGTCATGCAGTTCAGTGTCATCAACCTTAACTCCGTAGTCGCCGATATGGAGCGCATGTTTCACCGGATCATTGGTGAACACATTGCCCTCAAAACCAAATTGATAAGTGACTTATGGCCGGTAAAGGCCGACCAGCATCAAATTGAACAGGTGTTGATGAATCTGGTCGTCAATGCCCGTGATGCCATGCTCGAAGGTGGGAACTTGACGATTGAAACAGCCAATGTGTTTCTGGATCCTGCCTATACCAATCAGCATTTTAATGTGAACCCAGGGGAATATGTCTTAATGGCCGTTTCCGATACCGGGTGCGGAATGGATGCTGAAACCAAATCGCGTGTGTTTGAACCTTTTTTTACCACGAAATCCCGCGATAAAGGCACTGGCCTTGGGTTGCCGACCGTGTATGGAATCATTACCCAGAGTAATGGGTACATCTGGATTTACAGTGAACTTGGGGTCGGAACTACTTTTAAAATCTATCTGCCCCGAACCCACGAAGTTGACCAGCCAGTGGAAATTCACCAGCACCGACCGGTGCTCCCTGCCCAAACAGCAACAATTCTCCTGGTTGAAGACGAAGCCGTCGTCCGAAATCTAACCCGGCAGATTCTCAAAGACGCCGGGTTTCAGGTATATGATGCCGGCTCTGCCGAGGCGGCCCTGGAACTGATTGAAACCCAGGCGATTCAATTTGACTTTCTTCTGACTGATGTGGTGTTGCCCGGAATCAAAGGCCCCCTGTTGGCCAAACAGCTCAAGGAAAAACAACCCGACCTGCCCGTGTTGTACATTTCGGGCTATACCGAAAACGCCATTGCCCATCATGGCGTGGTGGACGAAGGGGTTGAATTGCTTCAAAAACCATTTACCCCGAAAGCCCTGATCCAGCGCGTTCTGGCGATCATGACGAAGGTGACACAGTGA